A single window of Chitinophaga sp. XS-30 DNA harbors:
- a CDS encoding FAD-binding oxidoreductase: MLSYWEKQSLLHYDCIILGSGITGLSTAISLKEKAPGKRILVMERGLLPTGASTKNAGFACIGSLTEILDDLQTMPEEDVVALVQLRRKGLQLLRSRIGDERMLYRENGSYELISEAEMPALQQLDAVNALLSGILPGPAFAPAEKALERMGFHRGYVKALVRNNFEGELHTGMMMRTLTDLATERGIEIKTGCHVTGITETEKQVQVHTEAITFTAPQVAVCTNAFAKALLPELDVTPGRGQVLITTPVKGLPFKGIYHFDKGYYYFRELDGRVLFGGGRNLDFSGEATTDIALKHSIQQDLEEKLRTIILPSLQFGIEDRWAGIMAFGPTKQPIIRPHSDRIYLAVRMGGMGIAIGSEAGRQLAGLMLRSA; encoded by the coding sequence ATGTTAAGCTATTGGGAAAAGCAAAGCCTGCTGCATTACGACTGCATTATCCTCGGCAGCGGCATCACAGGGCTTTCCACCGCCATCAGCCTGAAGGAGAAAGCGCCCGGGAAAAGGATACTGGTGATGGAAAGGGGACTGCTGCCCACGGGGGCCAGCACAAAAAACGCGGGATTTGCCTGCATCGGCAGCCTCACCGAGATACTGGACGATCTGCAAACCATGCCGGAAGAAGATGTGGTGGCGCTGGTGCAGTTGCGCCGCAAAGGGTTGCAGCTCTTGCGCAGCCGCATCGGGGACGAACGCATGTTGTACCGCGAGAATGGAAGTTATGAACTGATCAGTGAGGCGGAAATGCCTGCATTGCAGCAACTGGATGCCGTCAATGCCCTGCTGTCCGGCATACTGCCCGGCCCCGCTTTTGCTCCGGCGGAAAAAGCACTGGAGCGTATGGGTTTCCACCGGGGGTATGTGAAGGCCCTCGTCAGGAATAATTTTGAAGGGGAACTGCATACCGGCATGATGATGCGTACGCTGACGGACCTGGCAACCGAAAGAGGAATTGAGATCAAAACAGGCTGCCATGTTACCGGTATAACAGAAACGGAGAAACAGGTACAGGTACATACGGAGGCCATCACTTTCACTGCCCCGCAGGTGGCGGTATGCACCAATGCATTTGCCAAAGCGCTGCTGCCGGAGCTGGATGTAACACCCGGCCGCGGCCAGGTGCTGATCACCACCCCGGTCAAAGGCCTACCGTTCAAAGGCATCTATCATTTTGACAAAGGATATTATTATTTCCGGGAACTGGATGGCCGCGTATTGTTCGGCGGCGGGCGCAACCTCGACTTTTCAGGGGAGGCGACCACCGACATCGCCCTGAAGCACAGTATTCAGCAAGACCTGGAAGAGAAACTCCGCACTATCATCCTGCCTTCCCTGCAGTTCGGGATCGAAGACCGCTGGGCAGGTATCATGGCCTTCGGCCCAACAAAGCAGCCCATCATCCGGCC
- a CDS encoding sigma-70 family RNA polymerase sigma factor — protein sequence MANDALHTDHELISQMAAGGENAFTQLYQRHWQKLYLTACKKIQDKDAAREIIHDIFLDLWKRRQELAVANLPAYLHKALHYRIINRIVSKKDLFFFEILESSGKSLYEADQALLAKDFTALIATWVEALPERRRQIFVRYYFQHLTTKEIAESLQISTKTVQNQLNISVQFLRARFGHLLSLLIMLEEISRQK from the coding sequence GTGGCAAACGACGCTCTCCATACCGACCATGAACTGATCAGCCAGATGGCAGCTGGTGGGGAAAATGCGTTCACACAACTTTATCAAAGACACTGGCAGAAACTTTACCTCACCGCCTGCAAAAAAATACAGGATAAAGATGCTGCCCGGGAAATCATTCACGATATCTTCCTGGATCTCTGGAAACGCCGTCAGGAGCTGGCCGTAGCCAATCTTCCTGCGTATCTTCACAAAGCCCTTCACTACCGCATCATCAACAGGATCGTCAGCAAAAAAGACCTGTTCTTTTTCGAGATACTCGAAAGTTCCGGCAAATCCCTCTACGAAGCAGACCAGGCGCTGCTGGCTAAGGACTTCACGGCGCTTATCGCCACCTGGGTGGAAGCGCTCCCGGAAAGAAGGCGCCAGATCTTCGTCCGTTACTACTTCCAGCATCTCACCACGAAAGAAATAGCGGAAAGTCTGCAGATTTCCACTAAAACCGTTCAGAATCAGCTGAATATATCTGTACAATTCCTCCGCGCCCGCTTCGGCCATCTCCTTTCCCTGCTGATCATGCTGGAAGAGATCTCCCGCCAAAAATAA
- a CDS encoding FecR family protein: MYPSEKDREYFFRLLNKYNEGIAAPEERAFVEQYLHMLNYRSPDILADFEQEKDDIEKDIHNRLLAGIQQAAPPSGLPVAMHRVPLHRRRAWWAAASLLLLIAAGSFLIFRSSPSRQDAPAVFADINAGKEGAILTLSDGSQVVLDSLGNGLVALQSGSRVKLVDRQLQYEPHAAPAAPVIAYNTMTIPRGRQYRLLLPDGTRVWLNAASSITYPTAFSGPERRVRITGEAYFEVAHNKRKPFKVAINDHTFIEVLGTHFNINAYSDENGINTTLLEGSVKVIANSSTQMLAPGQQARIDGRTAAISLIPDANTGEAIAWKDGRFAFADADLPAVMRKLSRWYDIEVEYRGNIPQDKFSGEIDRSLSLSQVLKGLASTRINYTIEGRKLIILP, translated from the coding sequence ATGTATCCTTCTGAAAAGGACAGGGAATATTTCTTCCGGTTGCTGAACAAATATAACGAAGGGATTGCCGCTCCGGAGGAAAGGGCCTTTGTGGAGCAATATCTTCATATGCTCAATTACCGCTCTCCGGATATACTGGCAGACTTTGAACAGGAAAAAGATGATATAGAAAAAGATATACACAACCGGCTATTGGCCGGTATCCAACAGGCCGCTCCGCCATCGGGCCTGCCTGTAGCCATGCATCGGGTCCCTCTCCATCGCAGGAGGGCCTGGTGGGCTGCGGCTTCGCTGCTGCTGCTGATCGCTGCAGGAAGTTTCCTCATCTTCAGGAGCAGCCCCTCCCGGCAGGATGCCCCGGCTGTGTTTGCGGATATCAACGCGGGGAAAGAAGGCGCTATCCTTACCTTGTCAGACGGCAGCCAGGTGGTGCTGGACAGCCTGGGGAATGGTCTCGTTGCCTTGCAGAGCGGCTCCCGGGTGAAACTGGTGGACCGGCAATTGCAATACGAGCCGCATGCGGCACCCGCCGCTCCGGTCATCGCCTACAATACCATGACCATCCCCCGGGGAAGACAATACAGGCTTCTGCTGCCTGACGGCACCAGGGTATGGCTAAACGCTGCCAGCAGCATCACCTACCCCACGGCATTCTCCGGCCCGGAAAGAAGGGTGCGGATAACCGGCGAAGCCTACTTTGAAGTAGCGCATAATAAACGGAAGCCATTTAAAGTGGCCATCAATGATCACACATTCATTGAAGTGCTGGGCACGCACTTCAACATAAATGCCTATAGCGATGAAAACGGAATCAATACCACCCTGCTCGAAGGATCGGTAAAAGTGATCGCCAATAGCAGCACACAAATGCTAGCTCCCGGGCAGCAGGCGCGGATTGACGGACGCACGGCCGCCATCAGCCTGATACCGGATGCCAATACCGGCGAAGCTATCGCCTGGAAAGATGGCCGGTTTGCTTTTGCGGATGCCGATCTTCCCGCAGTCATGCGCAAACTGTCCAGATGGTACGATATCGAAGTGGAATACCGCGGAAACATCCCGCAGGATAAATTCAGTGGGGAAATAGACAGGTCATTATCCCTGTCACAGGTACTGAAAGGACTGGCCAGCACCAGGATCAACTATACAATAGAAGGCAGAAAGCTGATCATTCTGCCATAG